From one Bacteriovorax sp. BAL6_X genomic stretch:
- a CDS encoding PHB depolymerase family esterase has translation MKFWATLVVIMFFLFKTVQVYSYQPHFQTTYRIKVSDEGHPAALLELPRRYYSKKKWPLVVNIHAYTSSIFLQYLLTRLSFHKDRLGFMILTPEGRKNPKGERFWNGGNFCCDFYQSGVDDTLYLKNLIDYIANHPRFDRIDMSRIYFFGHSNGGFLSFKMACTYPEYVTAIGVLGATLDLRDENGEVIVEQDPCPEVRAIPIFHIHGTKDKTIPFAGKDYYPEHSFGHVGAQEAVEKWIYHNRCNLQSDDNRTNATWFVRGKETTIKTYSDCEDDVVIKFAVVKKGQHAELLRYYFYRKMLKFFLNYNNSQVE, from the coding sequence ATGAAGTTCTGGGCCACTCTCGTGGTGATTATGTTCTTTCTATTTAAGACTGTGCAAGTCTATTCTTATCAACCACATTTTCAAACCACCTATAGAATTAAGGTCTCGGATGAAGGGCATCCTGCTGCACTATTAGAGTTACCACGTCGCTATTACTCAAAGAAAAAGTGGCCACTTGTGGTCAATATTCATGCTTATACTAGCTCAATATTTCTCCAATATCTTTTAACTCGTCTTTCTTTTCACAAGGACCGGTTAGGTTTTATGATTCTTACTCCTGAGGGACGCAAGAACCCAAAAGGAGAGCGTTTCTGGAATGGGGGAAATTTTTGTTGCGATTTTTATCAGTCGGGAGTTGATGACACTCTTTATCTTAAAAATCTTATTGATTATATCGCAAATCATCCACGTTTTGATCGTATTGACATGAGTAGGATCTATTTCTTTGGCCACTCTAACGGTGGTTTTCTTTCGTTTAAGATGGCCTGTACTTATCCTGAGTACGTTACAGCAATAGGGGTGTTGGGAGCAACACTAGATCTTCGTGATGAGAATGGTGAAGTAATTGTTGAACAGGACCCTTGTCCTGAAGTCAGGGCCATTCCTATTTTTCATATTCATGGGACAAAGGATAAAACGATTCCATTTGCCGGAAAGGATTATTATCCAGAACATTCTTTTGGCCATGTCGGGGCGCAAGAAGCTGTGGAGAAATGGATTTATCACAATCGCTGCAACTTGCAGTCTGATGACAATAGAACGAATGCTACTTGGTTTGTCAGAGGAAAGGAAACGACTATAAAGACTTATAGTGATTGTGAAGACGATGTCGTTATAAAGTTTGCCGTTGTGAAAAAAGGTCAGCATGCAGAACTTTTGAGGTACTACTTTTATCGCAAGATGCTTAAGTTTTTTCTGAATTACAACAATTCTCAGGTGGAATGA
- a CDS encoding BLUF domain-containing protein, producing MSKEYQIIYISEKTGDFKPEKDLDKIVSSSFRNNNARDVTGVLMYNSGFFFQVIEGKKDDVIYTYNKIILDTRHQNVNLLTDREIENRSFENWPLALVKLNDMDLDVIDHVIAWNDLINDSRRKEPISQEKVDRLIEALRYKIDMDTISSKAA from the coding sequence ATGAGCAAAGAATATCAAATCATTTATATCAGCGAAAAAACAGGTGACTTTAAACCAGAAAAGGACTTGGATAAGATTGTCTCTTCTTCGTTTAGAAATAATAACGCTAGGGATGTAACAGGTGTTTTAATGTATAATAGTGGCTTTTTCTTTCAGGTTATTGAAGGCAAGAAAGATGATGTTATCTACACATATAATAAAATTATTTTGGATACTCGTCATCAAAACGTGAATTTATTGACGGATCGTGAGATTGAAAATCGTAGTTTTGAAAATTGGCCATTGGCCTTGGTTAAACTCAATGATATGGACTTAGATGTTATTGATCATGTGATAGCATGGAATGATTTAATAAATGATTCTCGTCGAAAAGAACCAATCTCTCAGGAGAAGGTTGACCGCTTGATCGAAGCATTGCGCTACAAGATTGATATGGATACAATATCATCAAAAGCGGCTTAG
- a CDS encoding TIGR03862 family flavoprotein: protein MSNQVIVAIVGGGPAGLFCAYELLNSGIEGIEVHLYEQTGGVGKKFLVAGNSGLNLTHSEELDKFAKKYFKDEELFSSLLKDFSASDLVSWANSLGTETFVGTSGRIFPKKMKAADILHQWMNTLKSHENFHLHLKHSLKKITPDGDLIFKYDHSDKAQTADYYILAMGGGSWTKTGSNGQWMDYIEALGVTTAPLKAMNCGFEIDWSKHFQEKVDRGFVKNVVVFNETQKARGEIMLTPYGVEGGAVYAISNGLRDELEHTQRAYLHIDFKPDLKLEEVIEKLSNKSKDSLTNRLRKQLGFDKIATSLLYEVLDRTKAQVNIEYLAMTIKDCPIEVKRSRPIEEAISTSGGVCFESLNDDLSAIKNNHYYFVGEMLDFEAPTGGYLLQGCFSTAYRAVKSIKKKEGIDV from the coding sequence ATGTCAAATCAAGTTATCGTTGCCATTGTTGGAGGAGGCCCTGCAGGCCTCTTCTGTGCTTATGAATTATTAAACTCTGGAATAGAGGGAATTGAGGTTCACCTATATGAACAAACTGGTGGAGTTGGTAAGAAATTCTTAGTTGCAGGAAATAGCGGACTCAATCTTACTCATAGTGAAGAGTTAGATAAGTTTGCAAAAAAATATTTTAAAGATGAAGAGCTTTTCTCCTCTTTATTAAAAGACTTTAGTGCAAGTGATCTTGTCTCATGGGCAAACTCCCTTGGTACGGAAACATTTGTCGGAACAAGCGGGAGAATTTTTCCAAAGAAAATGAAGGCTGCAGATATCTTACATCAATGGATGAATACACTAAAGTCACATGAAAACTTTCATTTGCATCTAAAGCATTCTCTTAAAAAAATTACGCCAGACGGTGACTTGATCTTTAAGTATGATCATAGTGATAAGGCCCAAACAGCGGACTATTATATTCTTGCCATGGGTGGGGGAAGTTGGACTAAGACCGGAAGTAACGGGCAATGGATGGATTATATCGAGGCCCTTGGAGTAACAACAGCTCCTCTTAAGGCCATGAATTGTGGATTTGAGATAGATTGGTCAAAACACTTTCAAGAAAAAGTTGATCGTGGCTTTGTTAAGAATGTTGTTGTCTTTAATGAAACTCAAAAAGCTAGAGGGGAGATCATGTTAACTCCTTATGGTGTTGAAGGCGGTGCCGTTTATGCTATTTCCAATGGGCTTCGAGATGAACTGGAGCATACTCAAAGAGCTTATCTTCATATCGACTTTAAACCAGATTTAAAACTAGAAGAGGTCATAGAAAAACTTTCAAATAAAAGTAAGGATTCTCTAACTAATCGACTCAGAAAGCAATTAGGCTTTGATAAGATTGCTACTTCTTTACTTTATGAAGTTCTTGATCGCACAAAGGCCCAAGTGAATATTGAGTACTTGGCCATGACGATAAAGGATTGTCCAATTGAAGTAAAAAGATCGAGACCAATAGAAGAGGCAATTTCCACTTCTGGAGGTGTTTGTTTTGAAAGTTTAAATGATGATTTATCTGCTATTAAAAATAATCATTACTACTTTGTTGGTGAGATGCTTGACTTTGAAGCACCAACTGGTGGCTATCTCTTACAGGGCTGTTTCTCGACTGCATATAGGGCCGTAAAATCAATAAAGAAGAAAGAAGGTATCGATGTTTAA
- a CDS encoding HIT family protein, giving the protein MFKLHEVLKRDLIEIDDMKLSKVMLLPDTENPWAVIIPKREGIREIHELSWEDQVTLLEEINEVSRFLTDKYGPQKLNIGALGNMVPQLHVHIICRYESDRSWPDAIWGTKPNKEIYKISDLEATFKAHFGASRLSK; this is encoded by the coding sequence ATGTTTAAGTTACACGAAGTTTTAAAAAGAGACTTAATTGAAATAGATGATATGAAACTCTCAAAGGTAATGCTCTTACCTGATACGGAAAACCCATGGGCCGTGATTATTCCAAAACGCGAGGGGATTCGAGAAATTCATGAGCTCTCTTGGGAAGATCAAGTGACTTTATTAGAGGAGATTAATGAGGTAAGTCGCTTTCTTACTGATAAGTATGGGCCTCAAAAATTAAATATCGGGGCCCTTGGGAATATGGTTCCTCAACTTCATGTGCATATAATCTGTCGTTATGAAAGTGATCGTTCTTGGCCAGATGCAATATGGGGGACGAAGCCAAATAAAGAAATCTATAAAATCAGTGACTTAGAGGCAACGTTTAAAGCGCATTTTGGAGCGTCGCGTTTATCCAAGTGA
- a CDS encoding cold-shock protein, producing MSTGKVKFYNSAKGFGFITKDDGGDLFFHISSVQGGEPNDGDSVEYELGEGPKGPCAVNVKVVQG from the coding sequence ATGAGTACAGGTAAAGTTAAATTCTACAATTCAGCTAAAGGTTTTGGATTTATCACAAAAGATGACGGTGGAGATCTTTTCTTCCACATTTCTTCAGTTCAAGGTGGAGAGCCAAATGACGGTGATAGCGTAGAATATGAATTAGGTGAAGGTCCTAAAGGTCCATGTGCCGTAAATGTAAAAGTAGTTCAAGGTTAA
- a CDS encoding S1 RNA-binding domain-containing protein — protein sequence MGKNNILKVLKKLHNGYTLIDEENTQEVFLPENFAPLKVDVGSKVKAFVYPDTQGELVATTELPLAVVGEYALLDAIEIQEFGAFFDWGTSKDLLVPGNEQKIKVRKFESHIVRVCKEDGTGRIFGTTKLGKYIESSDFDISIGDEVDVYLAKESELGFRVIVNKKFIGMIYKNEIFQRVSCGKYYKAFVKKLREDGLVDVALQEQGVKNLVDSKDIIIDFLERNGGSSFLNDKSSPEDIKNFLNMSKKTFKRAIGMLYKDKMITISDSGIKLNQ from the coding sequence GTGGGAAAAAACAATATACTAAAGGTCCTAAAAAAACTTCATAACGGTTACACACTAATTGATGAAGAGAATACGCAGGAAGTATTTCTGCCAGAGAATTTTGCGCCATTGAAAGTTGATGTAGGTTCAAAAGTTAAGGCATTTGTTTATCCCGATACACAAGGAGAGCTTGTAGCAACAACAGAGCTTCCTCTTGCAGTTGTTGGTGAATATGCCCTACTAGATGCCATTGAGATTCAAGAATTTGGTGCCTTCTTTGATTGGGGTACATCTAAAGATCTACTTGTTCCAGGAAATGAGCAGAAAATCAAAGTTAGAAAATTCGAATCCCATATTGTTCGCGTCTGTAAAGAAGATGGAACAGGCCGTATTTTTGGAACAACAAAACTGGGAAAATATATTGAGTCTTCAGATTTCGATATTTCCATAGGAGATGAAGTTGACGTCTATCTCGCCAAAGAAAGTGAATTAGGCTTTAGAGTTATCGTAAACAAGAAATTCATTGGTATGATTTACAAGAATGAAATCTTCCAACGCGTCTCTTGTGGAAAATACTATAAAGCATTTGTAAAAAAGCTTCGTGAGGATGGACTTGTTGATGTCGCCCTTCAAGAACAAGGTGTAAAGAATCTTGTGGATTCAAAAGATATTATTATCGACTTCTTAGAAAGAAACGGTGGCTCCTCATTTTTAAATGACAAAAGCTCTCCGGAAGATATTAAGAACTTCCTTAATATGAGTAAGAAGACCTTTAAAAGGGCAATTGGAATGCTTTATAAAGACAAGATGATTACTATTTCTGACAGTGGAATCAAATTAAATCAATAA
- a CDS encoding DUF1456 family protein, whose protein sequence is MTNNDILKKLRIALSLKDFEIIEILKLVDFEMTKTELSALFRKDDHPNYKECGDQVLRKFLNGLIIKNRGTREERAAKAASAPEVKKTFNKNPKPKAKPNAPRGKKQYTKGPKKTS, encoded by the coding sequence ATGACGAATAACGATATTTTAAAAAAACTACGAATTGCTCTTTCTCTAAAAGATTTTGAAATTATCGAAATATTAAAACTTGTTGATTTTGAAATGACAAAGACTGAGCTATCAGCATTATTTCGCAAAGATGATCACCCAAATTACAAAGAATGTGGTGATCAAGTTCTCAGAAAGTTCTTAAATGGCCTAATCATTAAGAACCGTGGAACTCGTGAAGAGCGTGCGGCAAAAGCAGCAAGTGCACCTGAAGTGAAAAAAACTTTTAATAAAAATCCAAAACCAAAGGCAAAACCAAATGCTCCACGTGGGAAAAAACAATATACTAAAGGTCCTAAAAAAACTTCATAA
- a CDS encoding RNA-binding protein, protein MKTVYIGNLNYKITSEQLKGIFSRYGRVQDVNLLTIPGTQKSKGIAFIKMQNEQMAQKAVDGLDGSMLDGRTVKVSIAKDNFEEQKKRKKETKAKIEKEEAQEIIIEKKKARRRRGLNELFDHLGKK, encoded by the coding sequence ATGAAAACTGTTTACATAGGTAATCTCAATTATAAGATCACTTCTGAGCAATTGAAAGGTATCTTCTCACGTTATGGACGTGTACAAGATGTAAACCTTTTAACAATCCCAGGAACTCAAAAGAGTAAGGGTATCGCTTTTATAAAAATGCAAAATGAACAAATGGCACAAAAGGCAGTCGATGGCCTTGATGGCTCTATGCTTGATGGAAGAACTGTTAAAGTATCAATCGCCAAAGACAATTTTGAAGAGCAGAAAAAGCGCAAGAAAGAAACAAAGGCCAAGATTGAAAAAGAAGAAGCTCAAGAAATCATTATTGAAAAGAAGAAAGCTCGTCGCCGTCGAGGATTAAATGAGCTATTTGACCATCTAGGAAAGAAATAA
- a CDS encoding LysR family transcriptional regulator: MMWITIEQIKCLQALEKAGSFTKAASELSKAKSAVIYSINNLEEQVGFELVDRSSYRPTITAKGEEFLSEASKLTKQYDELIHRTQQISSNVETRLSISVSGIYGLDKLYPIIKKAMARYPSTEIILEREVLSGEKMLLNDRVDLAIFEDLSSIKNFDYKIVGKVDMYLVVAKDHPFLALPKKQQNFKSLSQFPQIIQRSTIPDDSTSIGVIEDSLKWRVTDTPSKKEIILNGFGWGRLPFSLIEKELKKGQLIHLKHLETKVPVTFCLGHKKEHHLGEVAQFIWDSF, encoded by the coding sequence ATGATGTGGATAACAATTGAACAGATAAAATGTCTACAGGCCTTAGAGAAAGCTGGTAGCTTTACGAAGGCCGCCTCGGAGCTTTCAAAGGCAAAGTCGGCGGTAATTTACTCAATTAACAATCTCGAGGAACAAGTAGGCTTTGAGCTCGTTGATCGTTCATCATATAGGCCAACAATCACTGCTAAAGGAGAAGAGTTCTTAAGCGAGGCATCAAAACTTACGAAACAGTATGATGAACTTATTCATAGAACTCAGCAAATCTCATCAAATGTTGAAACAAGATTATCGATTTCAGTCTCTGGAATTTACGGCCTCGATAAATTGTATCCAATTATCAAAAAGGCCATGGCCCGCTACCCTTCTACAGAAATCATTCTTGAGCGAGAAGTACTGAGTGGCGAAAAAATGCTTTTAAACGACAGGGTCGACCTTGCAATCTTTGAAGATCTCTCAAGTATCAAAAATTTTGATTATAAGATCGTTGGCAAAGTAGACATGTATCTTGTGGTAGCAAAAGACCATCCATTTCTAGCGCTTCCAAAGAAGCAACAGAACTTTAAAAGTCTTTCCCAATTTCCACAGATTATTCAACGAAGTACCATTCCAGATGACTCTACAAGTATTGGGGTTATTGAAGACTCACTAAAATGGAGGGTTACAGATACCCCTTCTAAAAAGGAGATTATTCTCAATGGATTTGGTTGGGGAAGACTCCCTTTTTCATTAATTGAAAAGGAGTTAAAGAAAGGACAACTTATCCATTTAAAGCATCTCGAAACAAAAGTACCTGTCACCTTCTGCTTAGGTCATAAAAAGGAGCACCATTTAGGAGAAGTCGCCCAATTTATCTGGGATTCCTTCTAA
- a CDS encoding YceI family protein has protein sequence MSKFMVMALAVFTVFATNAEKIDTSKSTVFWQGTKVTGRHFGTVKIKSGDVKLEKGQLVSGKVVVDMNSFTATDLQGEWLDKLNGHLKNEDFFHVSKYPTATLDIKKVEGFTVTADLTILGKTKEVKFLAAQKGKNFVGSLEFNRTDFGLKYGSASFFKSLGDKAIDDKVSLAFDVVVK, from the coding sequence ATGAGTAAATTTATGGTTATGGCCCTTGCGGTATTTACTGTATTTGCAACAAATGCTGAAAAAATTGATACTTCTAAATCAACTGTTTTTTGGCAAGGTACTAAGGTAACAGGTCGTCACTTCGGTACAGTTAAAATTAAATCAGGTGATGTAAAGCTTGAAAAAGGTCAACTTGTATCAGGAAAAGTTGTTGTTGATATGAACTCTTTTACTGCAACAGACCTTCAAGGTGAGTGGTTAGATAAATTAAACGGACACCTTAAAAATGAAGACTTCTTTCATGTATCAAAGTATCCAACTGCAACACTTGATATCAAAAAAGTTGAAGGTTTCACTGTAACTGCTGATCTTACAATCTTAGGAAAGACAAAAGAAGTTAAGTTTTTAGCGGCACAAAAAGGGAAGAACTTTGTTGGTTCACTAGAGTTTAATCGTACAGACTTTGGCCTTAAGTATGGATCTGCTTCATTCTTTAAGAGTCTTGGTGACAAAGCGATTGATGATAAAGTTAGTTTAGCATTTGATGTTGTTGTAAAGTAA
- a CDS encoding dicarboxylate/amino acid:cation symporter, whose translation MSKVVKNLSFWVLVAGVLGYILGSIFGDPLWATSKNPPDIYQIIVMIKDVFISSLKMMIAPMIFFSLIGGIISIGEITKLKSMGMVTITYYISTTIIAIIIGLSAVFFIHPWKDSGVTIKTKDSIQQQKPAKFIAEGSNSIPLVIKNVFTTALVNPFHALANNNILGIVTAALLLGLSLLIVHHTSSPLYQIVKDLNIVINRVLHWIINLSPIGIFAIVFDFKVKVSGDIFSELLSFALLVFGATMVHGLLVLPSIAWFFGGLNPVKLFKKTARPLLLALSTASSSATLPVTMQTCEEELGVSKGVSGFVFPLGATMNMDGTALFEGIAAIFLANLYGVELSGVAMFSIFFMAMLSSVGAPGMPSGSMSGMQMVLLAAGIPLEAIGILLVIERPLDTFRTAVNVEGDIIGAVVTQRYLDKKLT comes from the coding sequence ATGAGTAAAGTAGTCAAAAACTTAAGCTTCTGGGTACTCGTCGCAGGTGTACTTGGATATATTTTAGGATCAATCTTTGGTGATCCACTTTGGGCAACGTCAAAAAACCCACCAGATATTTATCAAATTATTGTTATGATTAAGGATGTCTTCATCAGCTCTCTCAAGATGATGATTGCACCAATGATTTTTTTCTCACTAATAGGTGGGATTATTAGTATTGGTGAGATCACAAAACTTAAATCTATGGGAATGGTGACTATTACTTATTATATTTCAACGACAATCATTGCAATTATTATTGGATTATCAGCAGTCTTCTTTATTCACCCATGGAAAGACTCTGGGGTAACAATAAAGACCAAAGATTCAATACAGCAGCAAAAGCCTGCAAAGTTTATTGCAGAAGGATCTAACTCAATCCCACTTGTTATTAAAAATGTTTTTACAACTGCACTTGTTAATCCATTTCATGCCCTAGCAAATAATAATATTCTTGGAATTGTGACTGCGGCCCTACTTCTAGGACTTTCTTTACTTATTGTTCATCATACCTCGAGTCCCCTTTATCAAATTGTTAAGGATCTCAATATCGTTATTAATCGGGTTCTCCATTGGATTATCAACTTAAGTCCAATTGGCATTTTTGCCATTGTCTTTGACTTCAAAGTCAAAGTATCAGGAGATATCTTTTCGGAGCTTCTCTCATTTGCCCTCTTAGTTTTTGGGGCAACAATGGTTCACGGACTTCTTGTTCTTCCATCAATTGCTTGGTTCTTTGGCGGACTAAACCCTGTGAAGTTATTTAAAAAGACCGCAAGACCTTTACTTCTTGCTCTTTCAACAGCGTCGAGTTCTGCGACTCTTCCTGTAACAATGCAAACTTGTGAAGAGGAATTAGGCGTATCAAAAGGTGTTAGTGGATTTGTTTTCCCACTAGGGGCCACAATGAATATGGATGGGACGGCCCTCTTTGAAGGGATTGCAGCTATCTTCTTAGCTAATCTTTATGGAGTCGAGCTTTCAGGTGTTGCCATGTTCTCCATCTTCTTTATGGCCATGCTCTCTTCAGTAGGTGCACCGGGAATGCCATCAGGATCAATGTCAGGGATGCAAATGGTTCTTCTGGCCGCGGGAATTCCCCTAGAGGCAATTGGTATTCTTCTGGTAATTGAAAGGCCCCTGGATACTTTTAGAACGGCCGTAAACGTTGAAGGTGATATAATTGGAGCTGTTGTTACTCAAAGATACTTAGATAAGAAATTAACATAA
- a CDS encoding DNA-3-methyladenine glycosylase I, producing MKERCAWLKLSNKQYVDYHDKEWGRPVHDDRTLFEFLILEGAQAGLSWETVLNKRDHYRKVFYNFDVKKVSKITPAKIEKLLLDPGIIRNRLKVESTVSNAKYFIEIQKEFGSFDKYIWSFTNGKTIYNTFATLKDYPSKTELSDKISKDLKKRGFRFVGSTIIYAFLQACGIVQDHSPNCYLHGKKLVNRSYK from the coding sequence ATGAAAGAAAGATGTGCATGGTTAAAGTTATCTAATAAACAATATGTCGACTATCATGATAAAGAGTGGGGAAGGCCTGTTCACGATGATCGAACTCTATTTGAATTCCTTATTTTAGAAGGCGCTCAGGCCGGCCTTAGCTGGGAAACTGTTCTTAACAAAAGAGATCATTATCGTAAGGTTTTCTATAATTTTGATGTAAAGAAAGTTTCTAAGATCACGCCTGCCAAGATCGAAAAGCTCTTATTAGATCCAGGCATTATTAGAAATCGCCTAAAAGTTGAGTCAACGGTATCGAATGCTAAATACTTTATTGAAATACAAAAAGAATTTGGAAGCTTTGATAAATATATTTGGTCATTTACGAATGGAAAAACAATTTACAATACTTTTGCAACTCTAAAAGATTATCCTTCGAAGACTGAGCTAAGTGATAAAATTTCAAAAGATTTGAAAAAGAGGGGATTCCGCTTTGTGGGAAGTACAATTATATATGCTTTCTTGCAGGCCTGTGGAATTGTTCAGGATCACAGTCCAAATTGTTACTTACATGGAAAAAAACTTGTAAATAGGTCTTATAAATAG